The Sorangiineae bacterium MSr11954 DNA segment AGCGCGAGCGCCGTTCGCGCGGAGGCGCTGCGATCCTTGGGACTGCGGATTCTAGGAGAACCTGCGGTGCAAACGGTGGCCGGGCTCGCCAAAGCGGACCTCGAGGAGGATGTTCGCATGATGGCCGTGCAGGTATTGGCGCGGGAGCTCGATCGCGATCCCGGGCTCGAGGGACTGCTCGACGACATTGCCCAAACCGACCGTGCTCGTGGCGTTCGCAATGCTGCGACCATGACCCTTCAGCGATATCGCGCGACCCGCGGGTGACATCGGAACCGTTCTTGGTGCATCCAAATCGGATGTAAGCGAGAAGGTCCAGGGTTGGTAAGGATGGCGCCACCGGATCGCTCTGGATCCTGCAGCGCCAGCCGGATACCCTTCGTGGCCGCTCGAAGTGCGAGCATCGGGTCGTTGCTTCTCGCATGTCTTACACGGAGGTGGAGCCTTGGACGATCGCCTATCTTTCTCGAGTTGGTTCGAGCCGCTGGACTTCCACGAGTTTCGGAAGCGCATCATGGGCGAGAGCCCGTTGTTCGTTCCGCCCCGAGCGGCCCTCGCGGAGAGGCTCAAACGCGACCTTGACGTCCACTCCGCCGACGATCTCCTGAAGCTCCGCGATCCCATGGTGAAGGTCTGGTTTCACCAGCTGGACGGTTTGCACGGCGCCGTCCAGCAGAAACCGGCGGACGCGCGTCGATTCTACGATGCGGGCATGGCGCTGTATTTCCAGGAGCTCGCCGAGTTCCGCGAATTCGAAGCCGAGGTGGCCGCGGCGCTCGGGGTTCCGGCGCCGTTCGTGAAGTGCCAATTCTTTTGCAATCGGGCGCACGCGCGGACATTGGTGCACTTCGATTCGATGGATAACGTGATCGTGCAGCTTACGGGCAGCAAGACATGGCGGCTGGGGCCGAATACCTTCGCGCCGGCGCCGCTGCGCAATTGGACGCCGCTCGATCCGGTCGCGCCGGAGATGCGCCCGTATGCGCCCGGCGCGCCGCCGAAGGACGTGGACACGACCGTGTCGTACACGATGGAGCCGGGTGCGCTTTTGCATGTACCTCGCGGGTATTGGCACGAGACGGTCTCGGAGGAAGAGTCGGTATCCGTGCACGTGGTCGTGACCCCGCCCATCTGGCTCGACGTGGTGGTGAGGGCGCTGATCGGTGAGCTGGCGCGCGATGAGCGCTGGAGGCGGAGCGATTACGGCATTGGTCTCGACGATCCGT contains these protein-coding regions:
- a CDS encoding cupin domain-containing protein, translating into MDDRLSFSSWFEPLDFHEFRKRIMGESPLFVPPRAALAERLKRDLDVHSADDLLKLRDPMVKVWFHQLDGLHGAVQQKPADARRFYDAGMALYFQELAEFREFEAEVAAALGVPAPFVKCQFFCNRAHARTLVHFDSMDNVIVQLTGSKTWRLGPNTFAPAPLRNWTPLDPVAPEMRPYAPGAPPKDVDTTVSYTMEPGALLHVPRGYWHETVSEEESVSVHVVVTPPIWLDVVVRALIGELARDERWRRSDYGIGLDDPSSRERAGELLASLREKVAQWVPEDIVVPRVQPSAVHENTRFVRCARVTFATESVDPENAMARVTVLSHEYPMATTTMAPRDMRLPWVDACRWVNERATGTSFDASDLRRAVPAITLAEAQEVLGVLEGARLVRRRKGP